The genomic DNA tgtacttttaaCTATtttcacatcattacaacactctatatagacataagacatttgaaatgtctttattcttttggaacttttgtgtgtaaagtttactgttaatttgtattatttatttgacttttgtttattatctatttcacttgctttggcaatgtaaaaatatgtttcccatgccaataaagccctttgaattgaattgaaagagcgAGTGAAGATACTGAATTCATCTTATCATCTTATATGTTCTTGATGACAGTCCTTGGGTTAGATTCTTCACATCGGAACAAAAGAATTGAGCTAGCTCTCCTGGTTACATCAGGGTCCATAAACCCTATCACACTTTTCAGACTGAACCGGCATCCCCTTTAGGCTTCCAGAGAGGTGCCTGCTCGTGAATCAATTTAATGCTGGAGCTATATTAACAGTGGGAACAATCTGAGCGTGAGAGAtggaacatgtgtgtgtgtactgtacagttAACATTATTGTTCATTGGATTTTATgcatgactctctctgtctctctctgtctcgctcactATGCTAGTCCTCTCTCATGTAGGTCCCCTCTCTCAAATGTACATATCTCCTATTTATCTTTAATAACACAGTGATGTCATACTTCTTGATGGATTAGGCTACAACACTGTTTTAAACCTCCTGAGTCTAGACTATTGAAACTGTTATTCCTTCACTGCTCTCGTTCTCCGTTAGGTAGACAGTGCCATCTACTGGTTGATGTCTCATTAGTACTTTTTTTTGGAAACCTTCCCCTTGTGTTTTTCACAGGTCAGACATCTCCTGTGAAGAGCCTGAAACCTGTGAGTAAAAGAAAACACTTTTATAATACTCTGTGTTTTACTATTGTGTGCCCAGACGCTTATCCCCCATTTTCTTATTAAAGTATTTTGTCCTTGAGTGGAAAGCAGTTAATAACCAGCAAGCCCCAATGCATCACATTAAATGATAACTATACATTTGAATATTGATTATGTTTGTTTTGAAAATGGTCTTAATTACTTCTATTCAGCATTCCTTTTTTTGTCTGGGGATTTCAATGGTAATGAAGCACATAGCCTATTTAGATAATATTGTATATTAGTATGACAGCTTTAGATGAAGCTGGCCTTTTCAACAGAATAGACCTGTCAGCGCCATAGGGAACTCTTTTTTAGCCTGTGAATGGTAAATTACATTCAAAATTCCATCGGCCTTTGGTTTACTATTGAGCTTGAGGTGGTAATGTGAAAGCAATGCGGGAGCCTGCGGTGGAATGACCTTTCGTTCCTTTAGTATTCAATCACCATTACATCCTGTGCTATGTGTCTGGGTAATGAGATGTACATAGACTGTGTGGTCTTTAATGTGCTCTAATTGCGCTGTCTGTGGCCCTGTGGCCCCATCAGAGGCAGGAAATTACATCTAGCACAGAGACTCTGGACTGTGTCACAGACTCTGCCCCCCAGGCCCTCCCTTTCCACTCCAACACTTCAACCCTGCACAACAACTCCCCCAAACGAGACGCCACAGAGATGTACCTCAAGTCCAAGGCCCTGCTGGAGAGCAAGCGTGAGTGCACATACTATAGCAACACATACAGACTGAGCAGGCCTAGTACTCCTATGCTCAGTTTTTCCATCCATAGCTCTGTAATGGATGCCAGTGTTCCATTTGTGACCATCTGTTAAGGGTCATCCTACATTTGTGAATACAGTATCAATGTGAGCTGCAAGATAAGCCTGTGAGTTCACCCTGCTGACCAGATGATTGAGTGGTGCTCACCTCTATGATACCCTATCTAACCACAGTAACCCCTGTCCACAGAGCCTCACACCAAAGACCTGGATGTGTTCATCAAGAGGGACCAGGAGACTGGCTTTGGCTTCCGTGTTCTGGGAGGAGAAGGTCCAGAGCAGCCAGTGAGTACCGAAGTATGAACTTCCTCCCTGTTAGATTATCTTTGTTAATTTTCAACACCTAGGAAAGCCTATTGCCTACTGTGTCTTCTATGGACAGTGTTTCTGACTCAAAGTGTAACTCTCTGACAGGTGTATATTGGTGCCATCGTGCACCTTGGTGCAGCTGAGAAGGATGGACGCCTGAGGGCTGGTGATGAGCTCATAGGCATCGATGGAATCATGGTCAAGGGCCGTTCCCACAAGCAGGTTCTGGACCTGATGACTAACGCTGCCCGCAATGGTCAGGTCATGCTGACCGTGCGTCGGAAAGTCATCTACAGAGGTGAGCACTCACTGACTGCCTGGAACCTCTACACCTTgatctctaacacacacacacacttgcatacagtacacacacgccATCTATGTATTTGATACTGCATTTCAGTCTATACTCTCCGTGCATTTTTCAATCAGATATGACTGAGGAGGAGGCAGGGCTCCACATGGCTCCAGTGTTGGTGAACGGCTCCCCCAGACTCCCTCGTATCCAGATGCCCAGTGTGCTGGACCACGAGTCCTTCGACATCACCCTCCACCGCAAGGACAGCGAGGGCTTCGGCTTCGTCATCCTCACCTCCAAGAGCAAGCCCCCGCTAGGGGGTGAGAATGGACCCGATGTCCAACATTAGCACTGCTTAtctcagacacaaccacacacacaccactctcctCTATAGCATCATCACCCAAATTATCCGGGAACAGAGTTTGAAGGTTCTTCTTGTGAAAAGATTATTACTTCTTTACTATTGAGTAATATAGTCCCTTAAATACCTATTGTATATTTCTGACTGAATCCATCAGGTGGGATGGGTGTGTTATTATTAGATATCTCTCTGTTTGCAGTGATCCCTCATAAGATCGGACGCATCATCGAAGGCAGCCCCACTGACCGCTGTGGCCTGTTGAATATAGGCGACCGCATCTCAGCGGTCAACGGGCGGTCCATCGTGGGGCTGTCTCACAATGACATCGTTCAGCTCATCAAGGATGCTGGCAATGCTGTCACCCTTACTGTGGTTCCCGAGGACGGTAAGCTTCACCAGAAGTGTCATCCATGGGATGGGACTATGTTGGTTTCCCTAGTATTCCCAGTCATATACCAATGATCTCTGTGTGGGAtggttgttttgtgtttgtgttatCATAATGTTGTGACTTGTATTTGTCTGTTCCAGAATACAAGGGCCCTCCCTCTGGTGCCAGCTCAGCCAAGCAGAGCCCCGCCCCTCATCACAGAGCTATGGGTCAGAGGTCAGCTATGCATGACGAGCGGTAAGGTCCTGATCTCACTACTACACCAAGACACGGATTAAACCCCTGCTTCAGCATTTAGCAGAACAACCCAGAGACTTATGTCTGACACAACATCTTAATGATTCAAATGTCTTTGTTCTCTGTGCCCCCAGCGGAGACACTGCTGTACATTATTGAAGATATAACATAGTGTTACTGAATGCTGTTGTCTGTTCTAGTTATAACCTAGatctggaggaggagaagagggagggagtcacctgGGCCGACTACAAAACTCTGCCTCTGAGCGAACAGGGAACAATGTGTGTTACAGGCCCCAGACAGGCAAGGCTCAGACCATTATTACTGTCATTGTTTTTATCTGGTGTTTTAGAGATTTTACATCAATCAAATAATATATGACTCTTAACTCTTAAAAACTGCATTAAGTTATAACTTAAGTTATAACGTGTGTgtacgtgcttgtgtgtgtgcttgtgtgtgtgttcatatacgtgcgtgtgtgtgagtgcatgtgcttacgtgcatgtgagtgtgtgtgtttgcatatgtgtgtgtgtgtacatatgtgtgtgtgtacgcatgcgCCACGCAGGGCTATATCACGGTGGAGCTGGACCGGGGGTCCCGGGGTTTTGGcttcagtctgaggggagggacaGAGTACAACATGGGCCTGTACATCCTGAGACTGGCTGAGGAGGGGCCTGCCCTGCTGGACAGCAGGATCCATGTAAGTCTGACCCCCGGTGCCTTAGGAAACATCCACACAAATGACTGTTACTAGACTATTCATGATATCAAGATTCTGTCATGTCTTATAAAAGACTAATTACATATTTTGTTGCCATTGAGGAGTTGATCATCTAGATTGTGCCTGTATGAGCAGGTGGGGGATCAGGTAGTGGAGATCAATGGAGAACCGACCCAGGGGATCACCCATACCCGCGCCATTGAGCTGATCCAGGCTGGAGGCAGCAAAGTGCTGCTCCTGTTAAGGCCAGGGCAGGGTCTGGTACAAGACAACAGTAAGTACACACAGAAGTCTAGATCTAGAAGATAATATTTACCTCTTTTGTGGTATGAGATGCAGGGTGTTTGAATATCCCTGTTTGTTGTTGCGAGTTATAACATGTTACTAGCATTTAACAAGGGTGCGCTAATTAACATGAACTGACGCAGCAATGTCTTGTAAACACATTAATTAATGATTTAGCTATCTCTGTTGGCTATTTCATTCATTTATGTTAATTAAAGTACTGTACCCTTAATGTGAAATGTCACCCAAACTGAGTGCCTAACTGTGTCGGGGATGTTTCATGAATGGAGTCCTCTGCTGTCTATATACAACTGCTTACTCTtggcacttcctctcctccccctgttgcAGGTGATTGCGTCCCCTCTACTGTGTGCTATTACTCAAACGATCACCACCACTAACCACTTCACTGTTTTTACTGGCCTGTCCTCTTTTACCTTGGTAATTCCTATAATTTCTTTCTTGATTCCTCCTTTCATCTGTCTAAACTAGTTCATCTGAATTTTGCTCTTGTACGTTACTTGTTATTTTCATAAGGATCTGTGAGCCACTCTATAAATATTTTACATCTGTGTAATCACTTATTTTACTTCTAGGTAAATTGGATCCAACTGTCACTTCATCCACAAGCTTTCCTAGAGAGGCGCTTGTCTCAGAGACATCCCCTCTCGCTTCTCCATTCTCCACCTGCACCTTCACCTCAGGTTCCTCCTCTTTCACCAGTGAGACCCCTGACTGGAACTCCCTGTCCCACCGAACGCTCCACCCCCAGTGCAGCAGGGGCACTGGCACAGTGGAGTGGAATGGAGAgtgggcagacaggcaggctgacaggctctctcccatcacccctgAGCAGATCAACCTCTATAAGGTCAAACCAGGTCATACCAGGTCTAAAGACTCCAAGGAGCCCAGCAGCCCAAAGAAAACAGGTGAAACATTCCCTAAAGCCAAAGAGCACTCACAGAGTCCCAAAAAGTCTGAAAGGAAGGGACAGGCAGCAGAGCCAAGCAAAAACAGGAAGTCCCACTGCCAGAAAGGAAGTTGGTCACCCAGCCCCAAGAAGTCTTCTCGAAAAAGAAAGGAAGCCTCGAGCCAGCTGCAGGTACAGCAGAGCACATCAAAGGAGCTTTCCAGCAAGGAGCCCTTTGATGAAAACAAAAACAGCAAAAGGGGAGATTCAAAGGGCAGGAAAAgcacacaggagagagaagggataaCGGGAAAGACCAAGGCTGCCCATGGCCAGGTCAGTATTGAAAAGAAAGTGGGGACAGAGGCAGGACATCACATGCCAACCCCTATGGAGACAGGGGCATGGAGAGATATTCTAAAAGTTACTCTAGAGAAGAGTAAACCTCAAGATGGAGAAAAGGAAAAACGCAAAGAGCAGACAAGCAAAAAATACATAGGGGCTTCCTTAAAAGAGGGAAAGACTAGAAAATATTATGAGGCCTCTACAACAGAGGAAAATAGTATAAAAGACACAGGCCTCTCCAAATGCCATTCAGCAGGATACTCTGAACCAAAAGGGTCAGATTAGCCCGGGCCCCTGGAAAGTCCCCAGCTCAGCCAGAATCCTCTCCCAGGCTGTGGTGCTGCGTAATCCCCCTTACTGATACAGTATGGACAACACTGTGTGGACACATAATACACAGACTTGAGCTGTACCACAACATGCTGTATATTGTTGGTCTGTTTCTTTCTCCAACGAGAGGGATGGACGAGGAATGGCAGGCAACCTTATCGGCCATGTGTCATGTCCATCTGTGTCCGTGAAGAGGACTCTCTTCCTGCCTCGTGTGCTGCTTCAGACATCTCTGATCTGGGCCATACGCATGTTTGGAATGTTTAGGGCCTATTCTTGTGCAATGAAAACTAACCATACTTCACCCATTATAATGCAATTATTATCCCATATGCGACCAAGCAGAAAGGTCTTTAACACACACAAAGTTAAGCTGTCAGTAAAGGTTTTATTTTCATGTTGGGTATCTACAGCAAGCACCTTGGGATTGGCCTTTTCACATGGCACTCTTTTCCCAAGGGATTTGCTCAACTGCATGCAGTCCATGCGTTTATTTTATTGCACGCCTTTACCACTCCACTGAGTATGATCCTTTCACCTGATGTGAAAATACTGATGCCGAAGTTCTGACCTTATAACCATGTAGAGATTTCAGACTTTATTCAGAAAGCATTAGCTTTACGAAGGATTCTAGACTGTTCTAAGACAATAGATATGATTCGTGAATACAAAATATATCATTACAAAAGACCAGAAACTTGTGGTTTGAGATATTGTTTACCATGTGTATGATAACCTATGTGTAATTTATTGAAATTATAGATtaatatagatatacagtaccagtcaaaagtttggacacacttactcattcaagggtatttctctatttttgctattttatacattgtagaataatagttaagatatcaaaactatgaaataacacatatggaatcatgtagtaaccaaaaaagtgttaattgaaaatatattttatatttgagattcttcaaagtagccaccctttgccttgataacagctttgcacactcttgacattctctcaaccagcttcatgaggtagtcacctggaatgcatttcaattaacaggtgtgccttaaaaaaatataatttgtggaatttctttctttcttaatgcgtttgagcctatcagttttgttgtgacacggtaggggtagtatacagaagatagcactatttggGAAAAGACctagtctatattatggcaagaacagctcaaataagcaaagagaaacgacagtccatcattgcttgaagacatgaagatcagtcaatctggaacatttcaagaactttgaaagtttcttaaagtgcagtcacaaaaatcattaagtgctatgatgaaactggctctcgtgaggacagccacaggaaagcaagacccagagttacctctgctgcagaggataagttcattggagttgactgcacctcagattgcagcccaaataaatgcttcacagagttcaagtaacagacacatctcaacatcagctgttcagaggagactgcgtgaatcaggccttcatggttgaatttctgaaaagaaaccactactaaaggacaccaataagaagaaaagacttgcttgggcaaagaaacacaagtaatggacattagaccggtggaaatctttattttggtctgatgagtccaaattagagatttttggttccaaccacgtgtctttgtgagacgcagagtagttgAACAGATGATCtgcgcatgtgtggttcccaccatgaagcatggaggaggaggaggtgtgatggtgtgggggtgctttgctggtgacactgtctgtgaatgatttagaattcaaggtacacttaaccagcacggcTATGACAGCATTCTGAAGCAatgcaccatcccatctggtatgcacttagtgggactatgatttgtttttcaagagaacaatgaccaaacacacctccggcctgtgtaagggctatttgaccaagaaggagagtgatggagtgctgcatcagatgacctggcctccacaatcacctgacctcaacccaattgagatggtttgggatgatttggaccgcagagtgaaggaaaagcaaccaactaTTGCTCAGAAGatgttggaactccttcaagactgttggaaaagcattccaggtgaagctggttgagagaatgcaaagagtgtgcaaagctgtcatcaaggcaaagggtggctactttgaagaatataaaatatattttcatttgtttatcaTATGTGtaatttaatagttttgatgtcttcactaatattctacaatgtagaaaacagtacaaaataaagacaaacccttgaattactaggtgtgtcaacttttgactggtactatatatatatatatatatatatatatatatatatacactaccgttcaaaagtttgaggtcacttagaatgtttttgtccaataaaataacatcaaattgatcagaaatacagtgtagacatggttaatgttgtaaattacttttgtacctggaaacggcagattttttaaggaatatctacataggcatacagagacccattatcagcaaccatcactccagtgttccaaTGGcccgttgtgttagctaatccaagttcatcattttaaaaggctaattgatcattagaaaaccattttgcaattatgttagcacagctgaaaactgttgttctgactaaagaagcaataaaactggccttcttcagactagttgagtatctggagcatcagaatttgtgggttcgattacaggctcataATGGCCAGAGACAAAGAACTTGCTTCTGAAACtcgagagttcctctgtccagtgtctgtgttcttttgcccctcttaatcttttattttaattttatttgcccagtctgagatatggctttttctttgcaactctgcctagaaggccagcatcccggagtcacctcttcactgttgacattgaaactggtgttttgcgggtactatttaatgaagctgccagttgaggacttgtgaggcattggtttctcaaactagacactctaatgtacttgtcttcttgctcagttgtgcactggggcctcccactcctttctattctggttagggccagtttgcgctgttcta from Oncorhynchus keta strain PuntledgeMale-10-30-2019 chromosome 10, Oket_V2, whole genome shotgun sequence includes the following:
- the LOC118388459 gene encoding membrane-associated guanylate kinase, WW and PDZ domain-containing protein 3-like isoform X2, producing the protein MSRTLKKKKHWSSKVQECAVSWGSLGEFGNVVEVLGGAEHGEFPYLGQMKLDVMLCHVGTMPYFGDVLLEINGTPVSGLTNRDTHAVIRHFREPIRLKTVKPGKVLNTDLRHYLSLQFQKGSLDHKLQQVIRDNLYLRTIPCTTRLPREREVPGVDYNFISVGDFRILEGSGLLLECGTYDGNYYGTPKPPAEPTLVQPDLVDQVLFDEDYDNEVQRKRTTSVSKMDRKDSVVPEEEDDDERPPLANGLPEHKEGASWRKAVPSYTQSSSAMDFRMWSSLPGDDSLEPLPLNWEMAYTETGMVYFIDHNSKTTTWLDPRLAKKAKPPEKCEDGELPYGWEEIEDPQYGTYYVDHINQRTQFENPVLEAKRKLSQETTVSIQQGAPPPPGEGGASGFTPDPSQLQGEMFHTALRKSSQGFGFTIIGGDRHDEFLQVKNVLSDSPAAHDNKISSGDVIVEINGKCVLGKTHPEVVQMFQSIPVSQYVDMVLCRGYPLPPDVAEDTENPPPPPPPSLQGGEVVTAVPLINGQPLLVKGDVLHGSSQELHYVTTDASGRPMVAALPNGRLSEQGGTGLLQPELVSVPLVKGPGGFGFAIADCPLGQKVKMILDAQWCRGLLKGDVIKEINRQNVQTLSHAQVVDILKDLQVGSEVNVLVLRGGQTSPVKSLKPRQEITSSTETLDCVTDSAPQALPFHSNTSTLHNNSPKRDATEMYLKSKALLESKQPHTKDLDVFIKRDQETGFGFRVLGGEGPEQPVYIGAIVHLGAAEKDGRLRAGDELIGIDGIMVKGRSHKQVLDLMTNAARNGQVMLTVRRKVIYRDMTEEEAGLHMAPVLVNGSPRLPRIQMPSVLDHESFDITLHRKDSEGFGFVILTSKSKPPLGVIPHKIGRIIEGSPTDRCGLLNIGDRISAVNGRSIVGLSHNDIVQLIKDAGNAVTLTVVPEDEYKGPPSGASSAKQSPAPHHRAMGQRSAMHDERYNLDLEEEKREGVTWADYKTLPLSEQGTMCVTGPRQGYITVELDRGSRGFGFSLRGGTEYNMGLYILRLAEEGPALLDSRIHVGDQVVEINGEPTQGITHTRAIELIQAGGSKVLLLLRPGQGLVQDNSKLDPTVTSSTSFPREALVSETSPLASPFSTCTFTSGSSSFTSETPDWNSLSHRTLHPQCSRGTGTVEWNGEWADRQADRLSPITPEQINLYKVKPGHTRSKDSKEPSSPKKTGETFPKAKEHSQSPKKSERKGQAAEPSKNRKSHCQKGSWSPSPKKSSRKRKEASSQLQVQQSTSKELSSKEPFDENKNSKRGDSKGRKSTQEREGITGKTKAAHGQVSIEKKVGTEAGHHMPTPMETGAWRDILKVTLEKSKPQDGEKEKRKEQTSKKYIGASLKEGKTRKYYEASTTEENSIKDTGLSKCHSAGYSEPKGSD
- the LOC118388459 gene encoding membrane-associated guanylate kinase, WW and PDZ domain-containing protein 3-like isoform X1, producing the protein MSRTLKKKKHWSSKVQECAVSWGSLGEFGNVVEVLGGAEHGEFPYLGQMKLDVMLCHVGTMPYFGDVLLEINGTPVSGLTNRDTHAVIRHFREPIRLKTVKPGKVLNTDLRHYLSLQFQKGSLDHKLQQVIRDNLYLRTIPCTTRLPREREVPGVDYNFISVGDFRILEGSGLLLECGTYDGNYYGTPKPPAEPTLVQPDLVDQVLFDEDYDNEVQRKRTTSVSKMDRKDSVVPEEEDDDERPPLANGLPEHKEGASWRKAVPSYTQSSSAMDFRMWSSLPGDDSLEPLPLNWEMAYTETGMVYFIDHNSKTTTWLDPRLAKKAKPPEKCEDGELPYGWEEIEDPQYGTYYVDHINQRTQFENPVLEAKRKLSQETTVSIQQGAPPPPGEGGASGFTPDPSQLQGEMFHTALRKSSQGFGFTIIGGDRHDEFLQVKNVLSDSPAAHDNKISSGDVIVEINGKCVLGKTHPEVVQMFQSIPVSQYVDMVLCRGYPLPPDVAEDTENPPPPPPPSLQGGEVVTAVPLINGQPLLVKGDVLHGSSQELHYVTTDASGRPMVAALPNGRLSEQGGTGLLQPELVSVPLVKGPGGFGFAIADCPLGQKVKMILDAQWCRGLLKGDVIKEINRQNVQTLSHAQVVDILKDLQVGSEVNVLVLRGGQTSPVKSLKPRQEITSSTETLDCVTDSAPQALPFHSNTSTLHNNSPKRDATEMYLKSKALLESKQPHTKDLDVFIKRDQETGFGFRVLGGEGPEQPVSTEVYIGAIVHLGAAEKDGRLRAGDELIGIDGIMVKGRSHKQVLDLMTNAARNGQVMLTVRRKVIYRDMTEEEAGLHMAPVLVNGSPRLPRIQMPSVLDHESFDITLHRKDSEGFGFVILTSKSKPPLGVIPHKIGRIIEGSPTDRCGLLNIGDRISAVNGRSIVGLSHNDIVQLIKDAGNAVTLTVVPEDEYKGPPSGASSAKQSPAPHHRAMGQRSAMHDERYNLDLEEEKREGVTWADYKTLPLSEQGTMCVTGPRQGYITVELDRGSRGFGFSLRGGTEYNMGLYILRLAEEGPALLDSRIHVGDQVVEINGEPTQGITHTRAIELIQAGGSKVLLLLRPGQGLVQDNSKLDPTVTSSTSFPREALVSETSPLASPFSTCTFTSGSSSFTSETPDWNSLSHRTLHPQCSRGTGTVEWNGEWADRQADRLSPITPEQINLYKVKPGHTRSKDSKEPSSPKKTGETFPKAKEHSQSPKKSERKGQAAEPSKNRKSHCQKGSWSPSPKKSSRKRKEASSQLQVQQSTSKELSSKEPFDENKNSKRGDSKGRKSTQEREGITGKTKAAHGQVSIEKKVGTEAGHHMPTPMETGAWRDILKVTLEKSKPQDGEKEKRKEQTSKKYIGASLKEGKTRKYYEASTTEENSIKDTGLSKCHSAGYSEPKGSD